In the Methylomonas rhizoryzae genome, one interval contains:
- the uvrC gene encoding excinuclease ABC subunit UvrC: MIDNSPPTNFDPKAFLQTLTQRPGVYKMLDQKGEIIYVGKAKNLKNRVSSYFRNQATTPKQQAMVARIAGIEVTVTHTEGEALLLESQLIKRHKPRYNISLRDDKSYPYIYVSTFHDFPQLAYHRGAKKRKGRYFGPYPSAAAVRETLKLLQKIFPVRQCEDSYYSARSRPCLEYQIERCTAPCVDLITKEAYRQDVEDTILFLEGQGGQLIEQLVQKMERAAAKLEFEQAAAYRDQIQRLRSVLEKYRVEGEKGDVDIIACATKADSACVQVFYIRNGQNLGNRQFFPKMGDDNEAAAVLQAFIGQYYLDKALPQELIVSHPLPETALLTQVLTEQAKHPVAISHSVRGERQKWLQLALTNADNALQTRLADKQGLYARFLSLQQEFKCAEVPKRLECFDISHTQGEQTVASCVVFDREGPVKSDYRRFNIEGLTGGDDYAAIHQAVFRRFKRQQQGEHPAPDILFIDGGKGQVAAAQKALAELEINNVMIIGVSKGPDRKAGMEKIIVPGRDHPVDVTPNASALLLIQHIRDEAHRFAITGHRQRRGKAKQQSLLQEIAGLGPKRRQSLLKQFGGLQGVSNASVEALAGIDGISKQLAQRIYDTFHHQDGS; this comes from the coding sequence GTGATCGATAACAGCCCTCCCACGAATTTCGATCCGAAAGCGTTTCTACAAACCCTGACCCAACGGCCGGGGGTTTATAAAATGCTGGATCAGAAAGGCGAGATCATCTACGTCGGCAAAGCCAAAAATCTGAAAAACCGGGTTTCCAGCTATTTCCGCAACCAAGCCACGACTCCGAAACAGCAAGCCATGGTTGCCCGGATAGCCGGCATAGAAGTGACGGTCACCCATACTGAAGGTGAGGCCCTGCTGCTGGAAAGCCAGCTGATCAAACGTCACAAGCCGCGCTACAACATCAGTTTGCGCGACGATAAATCCTATCCTTATATCTATGTCTCCACTTTTCACGATTTTCCGCAATTGGCCTACCACCGCGGCGCCAAGAAACGCAAAGGCCGGTATTTCGGCCCCTACCCCAGCGCGGCAGCCGTCAGGGAAACCTTAAAACTGTTGCAAAAAATCTTCCCGGTACGCCAATGCGAAGACTCTTACTACAGCGCCCGCTCGCGCCCCTGCCTGGAATATCAAATCGAACGCTGCACTGCGCCTTGCGTCGACTTGATCACAAAGGAAGCCTACCGGCAAGACGTCGAAGACACCATTTTGTTTTTGGAGGGGCAAGGCGGACAGCTCATAGAGCAATTGGTACAAAAAATGGAACGGGCCGCGGCAAAACTGGAATTCGAACAAGCCGCGGCTTATCGGGATCAGATTCAACGCTTGCGTAGCGTATTGGAGAAATACCGGGTCGAAGGCGAAAAAGGCGACGTGGACATCATCGCTTGCGCGACCAAAGCCGATTCGGCCTGCGTACAAGTGTTTTACATACGCAACGGCCAAAATTTGGGCAATCGGCAGTTTTTCCCCAAAATGGGCGACGACAACGAAGCCGCCGCGGTTTTGCAAGCTTTCATCGGTCAATATTACCTGGACAAAGCGCTACCTCAGGAGTTGATCGTCAGCCATCCGCTGCCGGAAACCGCACTGTTGACCCAGGTACTGACCGAACAAGCCAAGCACCCGGTCGCCATTAGCCACAGCGTGCGCGGCGAGCGGCAAAAGTGGTTGCAACTGGCCTTGACCAACGCAGACAACGCCTTGCAAACCCGCTTGGCCGATAAACAAGGTTTATACGCCCGCTTTTTAAGTCTGCAGCAAGAATTCAAGTGCGCCGAAGTACCCAAACGATTGGAGTGTTTCGACATCAGCCACACCCAAGGCGAACAAACCGTCGCCTCCTGCGTCGTGTTCGACCGCGAAGGTCCGGTCAAATCCGATTACCGCCGTTTCAACATCGAAGGCCTTACCGGCGGCGACGATTACGCCGCCATTCACCAAGCCGTGTTTAGACGTTTCAAACGCCAGCAGCAAGGCGAGCACCCGGCCCCGGACATTCTGTTCATCGACGGCGGCAAAGGACAAGTCGCCGCGGCGCAAAAGGCACTGGCGGAATTAGAGATAAACAATGTTATGATAATCGGGGTATCCAAAGGACCGGACCGTAAAGCGGGCATGGAAAAAATCATCGTGCCGGGGCGGGATCATCCGGTCGACGTTACGCCGAACGCCAGCGCGTTGCTGTTAATTCAACACATTCGGGATGAAGCGCACCGGTTCGCGATTACCGGCCACAGACAACGGCGCGGCAAAGCCAAACAGCAATCCCTATTACAAGAGATTGCCGGTCTGGGACCGAAAAGAAGGCAAAGTTTGTTGAAGCAATTCGGCGGTTTGCAAGGCGTCAGCAATGCCAGCGTCGAAGCTTTGGCCGGCATCGACGGCATCAGTAAACAACTGGCGCAACGAATATACGATACGTTTCACCATCAAGATGGTAGTTAA
- the pgsA gene encoding CDP-diacylglycerol--glycerol-3-phosphate 3-phosphatidyltransferase, with product MVVKFNLPTYLTLLRIALIPLLAIVFYLPWEFSRIACTVIFLVAGLTDWLDGYLARKLNLETAFGAFLDPVADKLMVAFVLVLVVQAEATPYLAIPAAVIIGREITIASLREWMAEIGQRAKVQVSQLGKWKTTAQITAISLLLYRDDLLGLPINQMGYWLLYLSAVLTLWSMVNYLVAALSTINNNNLNNL from the coding sequence ATGGTAGTTAAATTTAATTTACCGACATATTTGACCTTATTACGGATTGCGCTGATCCCGCTATTGGCCATCGTATTTTATTTACCGTGGGAATTCAGTCGTATCGCCTGTACCGTCATTTTTCTGGTAGCCGGCTTGACCGATTGGCTGGACGGTTATCTGGCCCGCAAACTGAATTTGGAAACTGCATTCGGCGCGTTTTTAGACCCCGTCGCCGACAAGTTGATGGTGGCGTTCGTGTTGGTACTGGTCGTACAAGCGGAAGCGACTCCCTATCTGGCTATTCCTGCGGCGGTTATCATCGGTAGGGAAATTACTATCGCCTCGCTCAGGGAATGGATGGCTGAGATCGGCCAGCGCGCCAAAGTCCAGGTTTCGCAGCTGGGCAAATGGAAAACCACGGCGCAAATCACGGCAATCAGTTTATTGCTTTACCGGGACGATTTGCTGGGTTTACCGATCAATCAAATGGGCTATTGGCTGTTATACTTATCCGCCGTCTTAACCCTATGGTCGATGGTTAATTACCTGGTTGCCGCTTTATCGACAATAAATAATAACAATTTAAACAACTTGTAA
- a CDS encoding TetR/AcrR family transcriptional regulator, with the protein MEQELENTINNVPSQDEVLQAALKLFAQKGYFNTSLADLKNAAGLGSTNAVYHYFKTKQAIAQTLRENILDSLSISIDDIRRRNRKASEQLREIVDLLCRLTDDAPEIVQFLLFVNAEDFMPDAMPLLDTPAFTKIKRIIQNGIRDGEIRAIDPLLAYCYFFGIINQTLSMVLTGALPKSADSYQSQVWISAWGCIAKK; encoded by the coding sequence ATGGAACAAGAATTAGAAAACACTATTAACAACGTTCCGAGCCAAGACGAAGTCCTGCAAGCGGCACTCAAACTGTTCGCTCAAAAGGGTTATTTCAATACGTCGCTCGCGGACCTTAAAAATGCCGCCGGACTGGGATCCACCAATGCGGTCTATCATTATTTCAAAACCAAGCAGGCAATCGCGCAAACCTTGCGGGAAAACATTCTCGACAGCTTGAGTATTTCCATAGACGACATCCGGCGCAGAAACCGCAAAGCCTCCGAGCAATTGCGCGAGATCGTGGATTTGTTGTGCCGGCTGACCGACGACGCCCCCGAAATCGTGCAATTTCTGTTGTTCGTCAACGCCGAGGATTTCATGCCCGACGCGATGCCTCTGCTGGATACTCCGGCTTTTACTAAAATAAAACGTATTATTCAGAACGGCATCAGGGACGGCGAAATCCGAGCGATCGATCCTTTGCTAGCCTATTGTTATTTTTTTGGCATCATCAACCAAACGCTGTCCATGGTGTTGACCGGCGCTCTGCCGAAATCGGCCGACAGCTATCAATCGCAGGTCTGGATATCGGCTTGGGGATGCATCGCCAAAAAATGA
- the tviB gene encoding Vi polysaccharide biosynthesis UDP-N-acetylglucosamine C-6 dehydrogenase TviB, translated as MLKDIKIGMIGLGYVGLPLAVEFGRRYPTVGFDINKHRVAELQSGNDHTLEVSPEELAQATQLSYSAEVASLTDCNIYIVTVPTPINEHKQPDLTPLQKASDLLGKVIKKGDIVVYESTVYPGATEEICVPILEAVSGLSFNRDFFVGYSPERINPGDKQHRVTNILKVTSGSTPEIADKVDALYKSIISAGTHKASSIKVAEAAKVIENTQRDVNIALINELALIFNKLGIDTEEVLIAAGTKWNFLPFRPGLVGGHCIGVDPYYLTHKAQAIGYNPEVILSGRRINDSMGVYVVSQLIKLMLKKRIQIQDARVLIMGLTFKENCPDIRNTRIVDIVAELKTYGVNIDVYDPWVNRDETFEEYGIRPVSQPSKGKYDAIVLAVAHQEFKETPIDEIRALGKPHAIIYDLKYLFPAHQTDARL; from the coding sequence ATGCTTAAAGACATCAAGATCGGCATGATAGGTTTAGGTTATGTCGGCTTGCCGCTAGCGGTGGAATTCGGACGCCGATACCCTACCGTCGGCTTCGATATCAATAAGCATAGGGTGGCGGAACTGCAATCCGGCAACGATCACACCTTGGAAGTCAGCCCCGAAGAACTGGCGCAAGCCACTCAACTCAGCTACAGCGCCGAGGTTGCTTCGCTAACCGACTGCAATATTTACATCGTTACCGTCCCCACGCCGATCAACGAACACAAACAACCGGACTTGACGCCTTTGCAAAAAGCCAGCGACTTACTGGGCAAAGTCATCAAAAAAGGCGATATCGTGGTCTACGAATCGACCGTGTATCCCGGCGCCACCGAAGAAATCTGCGTGCCTATTCTGGAAGCGGTATCCGGCTTAAGCTTCAACCGAGACTTTTTCGTCGGATACAGTCCGGAACGCATCAATCCCGGCGACAAGCAGCATAGAGTCACCAATATTCTGAAAGTCACTTCCGGCTCCACGCCGGAAATCGCCGACAAAGTCGACGCCTTGTATAAAAGCATCATCAGCGCCGGCACCCACAAAGCCAGCAGTATCAAAGTCGCGGAAGCGGCCAAAGTCATCGAAAACACCCAACGCGACGTCAACATCGCCTTGATAAACGAACTGGCGTTGATATTCAACAAGCTCGGCATAGACACCGAGGAAGTGTTGATCGCCGCCGGCACCAAGTGGAACTTTTTACCGTTCCGGCCCGGCTTGGTCGGCGGCCATTGCATCGGCGTCGATCCTTACTATCTGACCCACAAAGCCCAGGCCATCGGCTACAACCCCGAGGTCATCCTATCCGGCCGGCGCATCAACGACAGCATGGGGGTATACGTAGTCTCCCAGTTAATCAAATTGATGCTGAAAAAGCGCATTCAAATTCAAGACGCCAGGGTGTTGATCATGGGCTTGACCTTCAAGGAAAATTGCCCGGACATACGCAACACCCGCATTGTCGACATCGTCGCCGAACTAAAAACTTACGGCGTCAACATCGACGTTTACGACCCCTGGGTCAACCGCGACGAAACCTTCGAAGAATACGGCATCCGCCCGGTCAGCCAGCCGAGCAAAGGCAAATACGATGCTATCGTGCTGGCCGTCGCCCATCAGGAATTTAAGGAAACCCCTATCGACGAAATTCGTGCCTTGGGCAAACCGCACGCCATCATCTACGATTTGAAATACCTGTTTCCGGCCCACCAAACGGACGCGAGGTTATAA